One stretch of Girardinichthys multiradiatus isolate DD_20200921_A chromosome 2, DD_fGirMul_XY1, whole genome shotgun sequence DNA includes these proteins:
- the LOC124883714 gene encoding zinc finger C3H1 domain-containing protein-like isoform X2: MNSNSVSRSKAEDGELEDGEICDDETEERAPPRRGEGRRPRGGARPRPRKQHQLPHNIRSLLGPPPHDFRLMMPYNPGPHLHGLFPPNLRQPDRPPAPPPPGMSLPPLPPPPGLVLHGETNNRSNFWERSHGALGRFRHRVLPNGGRGSWKRGGGLGGNNRGGHGRPGPVDIHGSPSRIQKQPPRVRVRKVGSNITRPDPSMDESFEDLLSKYKQIQLELDCIRKAETMALEPAASPVTDNAAAAPPAEARLAPEPTPELSLGPVGEEQLDKDEKKVFQAFNIKPLRHKLPTPAELDELQRKLEEQDTGGAEPGSSEAAEPEGNVAAAVEEQQQGAPSGEETNQEEKQNSQHVSLCCSESSASSEESTVSSDKPVEKLEEEELSELQLRLLALQSASKKWQQQEQQVMRKSKDRIVKASQDSVPGSGATPPDRQRVTTRSASSAAAATAAEQNRSRSKASDRDRTKGGPRLAGRDRLKQSPKPGPRVPADRSRALGKAHSTKRLINPGSTAKQAVRKQQLRTWKLQQQRKQEETRRQEEDDRRKREEEIRRIRDLSNQDEQYNRFMKLVGGKRTHSRSRDQDHRKCAGKPGLDTSGNLYQYDNYDEVAMDTDSETSSPVPSPMHNFLPSDETVCYPPLGLYGAEAAAYGMDFSQAFLSPIMPGIPPPPPPLPPPPDELEPPPKPPFADEEEEEEMLLRETCLMSMANKRVAAAESSSGPPSPSCPPPVEVQLPPRGNLSTVSLNTVPPSRSSRFSRAHPAARGPLVLPRHKSVVVSLKDSDDSDSDLDPCSSSQTVFGGLEFMIKEVRRTVEATKPKTASGCEKENNPVRTPETLPEAKKAEYRLLKEEIASREKQRMLKDRSSPAAPEPVLESSSKPAAELRLSEAEQRLSKHRELLQRDEAILRHLLQQELKKSETLRAAETKMVKLREQLQASEKIVAANRTLLKKLQEQVQRVEQRVSLKKTVAVRLEQDLMQAQLVAGRGPKRPTESNQTMPSKLQRLDTAPRGSERHFAELIAQKRRLQQLESEYALKIQKLKEAQARRNKVVPAELPAPAPVPPPPTQSQQLPPSSPFHLPQPSLHDLSQDKLVLDSEDIPETEDQEPEAAPLLAVAKGSRRASLRKSSSSFTKPHLETPNSAASKDGSSSKANKMASSSELPAEMFAGLDVDGLKKRYQQQARLEELLQRELRKIKEDINDSSTGQLVPVELEAGNQPVVSELKPVSFEPYRSPLLVFRSYRFSPYYRTKEKFSLSSVTYSNTIEPNKCFCRFDLTGTCNDDGCRWQHMRNCTLSGNQLFQEILSYNLTLIGCSESSSDEEIRTATENYMKKLFGPNKDRMGIDQKAVLLVSKVNESKRHVPPYTTCKDTRRWKPKPSALGSAGPEDDSDDDASAANLTTVGGDDFSKSIKPAVDVVTSEDRRYFVSETDDISNLEASILESPRDTQLWIKLAFKYLNQSEASAAECLEAALNTLSRALESNCDDPEVWSHYLSLFSRRGSQEEVREMCEMAVEHAPNHRVWWNYLTLESSFEEKDYVCDRLLQFLQDEASTGVTEKLSFQLMEALLYRVQLNLFTGRMESALAILQMALKSAQDHSLAEFLTASDRALLWLSYIHLTEFDELPSSLYDPAESGPGRLVCTKSFQLPWTTQQDISTPPDMLVALFQDAIHQCSEESVPDSERTLACMPLYTNLVLLYKMLQRYEEGVALCVSLLEFFPDSCTLRDALADLHISGGNGEQAVSMWLNALADCPHNAQVFYHCCRFLMAQDKSNAISPLFRGFILSLCEDEQSQKTPVDVLRHFLGFSTPELLSGPIIRTELEEQLRQQTSFLHLLHCRWMWLHGSEEEAIEAFERALGSVLQLEDLHTLWMDYLQFSCSPQTLSVTRKLFPDLVHRCLSTLPSRLELPFNPAQFWSCYDFHNKVVSLYLRGVPLSQRALVLERLRNAMPNNTELGLRLLHQELLEGNMEQLKFQARMLTGNTPRCLSSWRIAIAVERELKERGQMRLLYQQAVQNLPLCAALWKDRLLFEAMEGGASDRLRRLVDCCQQAGVNRSIGGVNL; the protein is encoded by the exons ATGAATTCAAATAGTGTCAGTCGATCAAAGGCAGAGGACGGGGAGCTAGAAGACGGAGAGATCTGCGATGATGAAACCGAGGAGAGGGCTCCTCCGCGGCGGGGGGAAGGGCGCAGGCCCCGCGGCGGCGCTAGGCCGCGGCCGAGAAAACAGCACCAATTACCGCATAACATACGGTCTCTACTGGGGCCCCCACCGCATGACTTTAGGCTCATGATGCCCTACAACCCCGGACCTCACCTTCACGGTCTGTTCCCCCCGAACCTAAGGCAGCCAGACCGGCCTCCCGCCCCGCCGCCTCCCGGGATGTCGCTGCCTCCTCTGCCGCCGCCACCCGGACTCGTTCTGCACGGAGAGACCAACAACCGCTCCAACTTCTGGGAGCGGAGCCATGGAGCTCTGGGAAGGTTTCGGCACCGGGTCTTGCCGAACGGAGGACGGGGGTCCTGGAAACGAGGAGGAGGTCTCGGGGGCAACAACAGAGGTGGACATGGAAGACCCGGACCCGTAGACATCCACGGATCTCCCTCAAGAATTC AGAAGCAGCCGCCAAGGGTCCGAGTCAGGAAAGTGGGTTCTAACATCACCAGACCCGATCCCAGTATGGACGAGAGCTTCGAGGATCTGCTGTCCAAGTACAAGCAGATCCAGCTGGAGCTTGATTGCATCCGCAAAGCTGAGACTATGGCGCTGGAGCCGGCAGCTTCCCCTGTCACGGATAATGCCGCTGCCGCTCCTCCTGCAGAGGCCAGACTGGCACCAGAACCAACACCAGAACTGTCTTTAGGTCCAGTGGGAGAAGAGCAGCTGGATAAGGATGAGAAGAAAGTTTTCCAGGCGTTCAACATCAAACCTCTTCGACATAAACTTCCCACGCCTGCTGAACTGGATGAGCTGCAAAGGAAGTTGGAAGAGCAGGATACAGGAG GTGCAGAACCAGGAAGCTCAGAGGCCGCAGAACCTGAGGGAAATGTAGCTGCagctgtggaggagcagcagcagggcGCACCTTCTGGTGAGGAAACCAATCAAGAGGAGAAGCAGAATTCTCAACATGTCAGCTTGTGTTGCAGTGAATCATCAGCCTCCAGTGAGGAGTCAACTGTGTCTTCTGACAAG CCTgtggagaagctggaggaggaggagctatCAGAGCTGCAGCTCCGCCTCTTGGCGCTGCAGTCAGCCAGTAAGAAGTGgcagcagcaggagcagcagGTGATGAGAAAGAGCAAAGACCGGATTGTTAAAGCCTCCCAGGACTCGGTTCCTGGTTCTGGAGCAACTCCGCCGGACAGGCAGCGAGTCACGACCAGGTCCGCCTCCTCTGCAGCTGCCGCCACCGCTGCAGAACAGAATAGGAGCAGGTCCAAAGCTTCAGACAGAGACAGGACCAAGGGCGGGCCCAGACTAGCCGGCAGAGACCGACTGAAACAGAGTCCGAAGCCAGGTCCCAGAGTCCCAGCTGACAGGAGCCGAGCTTTAGGAAAAGCTCACAGCACAAAGAGGCTGATCAATCCAG GCTCCACAGCCAAGCAGGCGGTCAGGAAACAGCAGCTCCGTACGTggaagctgcagcagcagcgaAAACAGGAGGAGACTCGACGGCAGGAGGAGGATGATCGCCGGAAACGGGAGGAGGAAATCCGCCGCATTCGGGACTTGTCCAACCAGGACGAGCAGTACAACCGCTTCATGAAGCTGGTTGGAGGAAAGAGGACACACAGTAGG TCCAGAGACCAGGACCACAGGAAATGTGCCGGAAAGCCAGGCCTGGACACCTCAGGGAACCTCTACCAGTATGACAACTACGACGAGGTAGCCATGGACACGGACAGTGAGACCAGCTCACCAG TGCCATCACCCATGCACAACTTCCTGCCTTCAGATGAGACTGTGTGCTATCCTCCACTGGGCCTCTATGGTGCTGAGGCTGCAGCCTACGGAATG GATTTCTCGCAGGCCTTCCTCTCCCCCATCATGCCAGGTATTCCTCCCCCACCTCCCCCTCTCCCCCCACCTCCTGATGAATTGGAGCCTCCCCCCAAGCCTCCGTTTGCTgacgaagaggaggaggaggagatgctGCTCAGGGAGACATGTCTTATGTCGATGGCCAACAAGAGGGTGGCAGCAGctgag AGCTCCAGCGGTCCCCCGTCTCCGAGCTGTCCGCCTCCCGTCGAAGTCCAACTGCCCCCCAGAGGAAACTTGAGCACGGTCAGCCTGAACACAGTGCCCCCGTCCCGGAGCAGCAGGTTCAGCAGAGCGCATCCTGCTGCCAGAGGTCCACTGGTG CTACCCAGGCACAAGTCTGTGGTGGTTTCCCTCAAAGATTCAGATGATAGTGACTCAGACCTGGACCCCTGCAGCTCCTCCCAGACTGTGTTTGGAGGTCTGGAGTTCATGATCAAAGAGGTCCGAAGGACTGTTGAG GCAACAAAGCCGAAAACGGCATCAGGATGTGAGAAGGAGAACAACCCAGTCAGAACCCCAGAAACTCTCCCTGAAGCCAAGAAGGCAGAGTACCGTCTCCTCAAAGAGGAGATCGCCAG CAGGGAGAAGCAGAGGATGCTGAAGGATCGCAGCTCGCCTGCTGCCCCGGAACCTGTTCTGGAGTCCTCCTCAAAACCAGCGGCTGAGCTCAGGCTGAGTGAGGCTGAGCAGAGACTCAGCAAGCACAG AGAGCTGCTGCAGAGGGACGAAGCCATCCTTAGACATCTGCTGCAACAGGAGCTGAAAAAGTCAGAGACCCTAAGGGCAGCTGAGACCAAGATGGTCAAACTGAGAGAGCAGCTGCAGGCGTCTGAAAAGATTGTGGCTGCCAACAGGACGCTGCTGAAGAAGTTGCAGGAACAG GTGCAGCGTGTTGAACAGCGGGTGTCCCTGAAGAAGACTGTGGCTGTCCGACTGGAGCAGGATCTGATGCAGGCTCAGCTGGTTGCCGGCAGAGGACCCAAACGCCCCACAGAGTCCAACCAGACCATG CCCAGCAAGCTGCAACGTCTGGACACAGCTCCTCGTGGCTCTGAGCGACACTTTGCCGAGCTCATCGCTCAGAAACGGCGATTACAGCAGTTGGAGTCTGAGTACGCCCTCAAGATCCAGAAACTAAAGGAGGCTCAAGCTCGGCGCAACAAAGTAGTCCCAGCAGAACTACCAGCCCCAGCACCCGTCCCACCCCCTCCCACTCAGAGCCAGCAGCTGCCCCCCTCCAGCCCCTTTCACCTACCTCAGCCCTCCCTGCACGACCTGTCCCAGGACAAGCTGGTTCTGGACAGTGAGGACATACCCGAGACTGAGGATCAAGAACCAGAGGCTGCCCCTCTCTTGGCTGTAGCTAAAGGCAGCCGCCGTGCCTCCCTCCGGAAATCCAGCAGCTCCTTCACCAAACCCCACCTGGAAACTCCAAACTCTGCCGCTTCTAAAGACGGCAGCAGCTCTAAGGCAAACAAGATGGCATCCAGCTCGGAGCTCCCTGCAGAGATGTTTGCGGGTCTGGACGTGGACGGTCTAAAGAAGAGGTACCAGCAGCAGGCCCggctggaggagctgctgcagagggAGCTGCGTAAAATAAAGGAGGACATTAATGACTCCTCCACTGGACAG CTGGTCCCAGTGGAGCTGGAAGCTGGGAACCAGCCTGTGGTATCGGAGCTAAAGCCGGTCTCATTTGAGCCATATCGCAGCCCATTGCTAGTCTTCAGGTCATATAG GTTCAGTCCCTACTACAGGACCAAGGAGAAGTTTTCTCTAAGCTCTGTGACCTACAGCAACACCATCGAACCAAACAAGTGTTTCTGTCGCTTTGACCTGACAGGAACCTGCAACGACGACGGCTGCAGATG GCAGCACATGAGGAATTGCACGCTGAGCGGGAATCAGCTCTTCCAGGAGATTCTGTCCTATAATCTGACCCTGATTGGCTGTTCGGAGAGCAGCTCGGATGAGGAGATCCGCACCGCCACAG AGAACTACATGAAGAAGCTGTTTGGTCCAAACAAAGACCGAATGGGGATTGATCAGAAGGCTGTCCTACTGGTCAGTAAAGTCAACGAAAGCAAGCGACACG TGCCTCCATACACCACCTGCAAAGACACAAGGAGGTGGAAACCGAAGCCGTCGGCACTGGGCTCCGCCGGCCCAGAGGACGACAGCGATGATGATGCATCAGCTGCTAACCTGACGACTGTAGGAGGAG ACGACTTCTCAAAGAGCATCAAGCCTGCTGTGGACGTGGTCACCTCTGAGGACCGACGGTACTTCGTTAGCGAGACAGATGACATTTCCAACCTAGAGGCGAGCATCCTGGAGAGTCCGAGAGACACTCAGTTATGGATCAAACTCGCCTTCAAGTACTTGAACCAAAGCGAGGC CTCTGCAGCAGAATGTCTGGAAGCAGCTCTGAATACCCTCTCTCGTGCTCTGGAGAGTAACTGTGACGACCCCGAGGTGTGGAGTCACTACCTGTCTCTATTCTCCAGACGAGGCAGCCAGGAGGAGGTGCGGGAGATGTGTGAGATGGCCGTGGAGCATGCACCCAACCACAGAGTGTGGTGGAAC TACCTGACCCTGGAGAGCTCGTTTGAGGAGAAGGACTATGTGTGCGACCGCCTGCTGCAGTTCCTACAGGACGAGGCGTCCACAGGCGTCACAGAGAAGCTATCCTTCCAGCTGATGGAGGCTCTGCTCTACAGAGTGCAACTTAATCTGTTTACAGGCCGGATGGAGAGCGCTTTGGCCATCTTACAG ATGGCCTTGAAATCAGCTCAGGACCACAGCTTAGCAGAGTTCCTGACAGCCAGCGACCGGGCGCTGCTCTGGCTCTCCTACATTCACCTGACTGAGTTTGACGAGCTGCCGTCCAGCCTGTACGACCCGGCAGAGTCCGGCCCAGGAAGGCTAGTCTGCACGAAGTCCTTCCAGCTGCCGTGGACGACGCAGCAGGACATCAGCACGCCTCCCGACATGCTTGTTGCTCTTTTCCAAG ATGCCATCCATCAGTGCAGTGAGGAATCTGTGCCCGACAGTGAGAGGACGCTGGCCTGCATGCCGCTCTACACCAACCTCGTCCTGCTTTACAAAATGTTGCAAAG GTATGAAGAGGGCGTGGCTCTGTGCGTGTCTCTGTTGGAGTTTTTTCCTGACTCATGCACGCTGCGTGACGCTCTAGCCGACCTCCACATCAGTGGAGGAAACGGCGAGCAGGCTGTCAGCATGTGGCTGAACGCTCTGGCTGACTGCCCACACAACGCTCAGGTGTTCTACCACTGCTGCAGGTTCCTTATGGCTCAG GACAAGTCGAATGCTATTTCTCCTCTGTTCCGAGGATTCATCCTGTCGCTCTGTGAGGACGAACAGAGTCAGAAGACACCTGTGGACGTCCTACG TCACTTCCTAGGATTTTCCACCCCAGAGCTGCTAAGCGGCCCCATCATCAGGACCGAGCTGGAGGAGCAGCTCAGACAGCAAACATCTTTTCTTCACCTGCTTCACTG tcGTTGGATGTGGCTGCACGGCTCCGAGGAGGAGGCCATTGAGGCATTTGAACGAGCGTTGGGGTCGGTTCTGCAGCTTGAGGATCTTCACACTCTGTGGATGGA CTACCTGCAGTTCAGCTGTAGTCCGCAGACCCTCAGCGTCACTCGAAAACTGTTCCCAGATCTGGTCCATCGTTGCCTCAGCACACTTCCTTCACGGTTAGAGCTTCCCTTCAACCCTGCACAGTTCTGGAGCTGCTACGACTTCCATAACAAG GTTGTTTCCCTTTACCTGAGAGGTGTGCCACTGTCCCAGCGTGCTCTGGTACTGGAGAGACTGAGAAATGCTATGCCAAACAACACTGAGCTGGGTCTTag GTTGTTGCATCAGGAGCTTCTTGAAGGAAACATGGAGCAGCTGAAGTTTCAGGCCCGTATGCTGACCGGCAACACTCCCAGATGTTTGTCCAGCTGGAGAAT AGCGATCGCTGTGGAGCGGGAGCTGAAGGAGCGTGGCCAG ATGCGTCTTCTGTATCAGCAAGCTGTCCAAAACCTGCCGCTGTGCGCCGCCCTGTGGAAAGAT CGGTTGTTGTTCGAGGCAATGGAGGGCGGAGCCTCTGACCGTCTGCGGCGGCTGGTGGACTGCTGTCAGCAGGCGGGCGTCAACCGGAGCATCGGGGGGGTGAATCTTTGA